The genome window TTCACTTGTTGACTGCGGCACTGCACATTAAAAATGGATCACAAGTGCGGGCCAGACGGGCGTGCCCTAAATggagcgcacgcacgcacaaggGGGGGCGTGGGCCGATGCTGCAGTGCAGGTGGTCCGGCTTGAGCTGGGCTGCAGAGACCACGCCCTGAATGCCTCGTGTGCAACATGAGAGTGGCATCATTGCCTTTTTCCTGATTTAATGTCAACATTATAAATAAGGGTGGGAAAAGTACACAAATTTGAAGACAAGTATAAAAAtgataagaaaaaatatttaacattttattattctattaattattttttcattattatatgATTCTTTATTATtctatttgtattattattattaagtatAATAAAtgataagaaaaaatatttaacattttattgttctattaattattttgtaaattagAATTCCATTTTTCCACATCTGAAAATGTCCTGGCTCATCTGTACAATTTAAAAGTCTAATAACGCCCTCGTGCATAAAATTTGACCCGCCCATGTCTGGTAAAGATCCTCACATGATCACACCACACCATTGCAACatgtcgatttttttttttacttcaccaCGCctccactaggtggcagtagACACCGCAGAACAAATACTTGAGTCATGTGTGGACTCACCCGTCCAGCTGAGTCCCAGATGGTCAGCGACAATGGCCATGCGGAGGTCCGTTCTCTCGCAGGGACTCTGAGGACCTAAAACCGGGCAGTGcagcacaaaaaataattagaaaTTGCAGCTGGATGAATAAATCTAACAAAAAGAGAATGCTGAGAATGAGACGACACACAAAGGCGCTCTGGTGAGTCATTAGTTGTAGTGTTGGTGGATAAAACTAAGAAGACTAATTTGAGCTCACTGTCTCAACTTTTCTGGCCAAACTATTCTCAATCACTTTCAGTTGAAGAGTGGACACCCCATGATATTTATTATGATGCATAATCCATGCATGTGAGGCCAGAAAAGCACTTAGGGTGTAACGTCGGCTAATATTGTTAGTAGTTAAGTTTCACATCACAAACCATCAGGCAACATTCCCCCGGCTGACGAAAGCAACTACCGGCCGGCGCTTGACATCAGGAGGCTGAACTCACGCAAAGTGCCCGATTGTCAAGTTGGGGTCGATGAATTGTTTTCGTAGTGCACCCAAGAGTCCAAACATCACCAAGATCAGGCAAGCAGACTTAAACCAACACGTCACAATCTGACAAATCATCCGACAAATTGACTACTTTGAGAAGGCTAGAACTGAAAACCTAGACAACTTAAAAGAAAGACTTTCGCTAATTCCAGACCGTACCTTCCACTAAAATATCAAGAACAGAACTCACCCTGTGCAGGGCTTCATCAGACAACACAAGGATGACACAAACAAGAGAACGCTACACAACAAGAGCACCCACAACAGCTACATGCATAAGAGAAGATACACAAGGTGTTTACAAAAAGTTTACAAACTAGTCGTGTTTGCCGTGACGGGAATCGTGATCAAGCTCACTCCCTTCATCCTTCTGCTCCTCCCACTCGATTGTCGGCCTACTCTTCCTCCACAGGGTGGAGGGTGTGGATGTGGTGCCAGTGGTGCCGATGCAGGTGGAGCTAGCGGTGCGTGCAGGGCAGAAACACCTAGAAGCTCGTCTAGATGGTTCTGAAAAGGACGTGTCCCTGCAGTTCTCTCGGTCTTCAATGGAAGGTGATGCCCGGTTCTGACTTTTGTTCAGATTCCTTGGGAATGGTTGGGTCCAGAAAGTAACCTATCGATATGTCCTTTGCTTGAGTGTTAATATGAATCTTAATTGTGCGAGTCTCCAATGGCTTTCACTACTGGGATTTTAgatcaaaaaaatcaattctgTCAAAACCTGGACTTGCATATGTCTCTGGATTCTGTGCTTCTTAATGCTACATTcgtaaaaatgaataaataagggTAATATCGATACCAGAAACCTAAAACTGCCAATCTGTGATCTTAAATAAAGTGGAGGTCGCTACCGGTGTTTAGTGTTTGTTGGTCGGTCACTTCTTGAGAAGGTGCAGAGGGAGAATTTGGGTTACCCAAATCCTTGAAAGTGTCCAAAAGTTTGTCCAAAGGACTTGTGTCATTTATAAAATAATCTGTTAGATAATTCGAGCAATTTGCATAGTTTACAAGATCAGAATTTGAACCTGAAGCTATGATATTAAAATCATCTAAAGTGCTTGGACAGTCAAAATGACTTTCAGTAGTCTTATCAGATGTTCTGAATGTGGTGAATTTGGTGTTGGTGGTTGTGTCTCCGCCAGCGGCGTTTGGTATTTCTAACGGGACCGTAGTCGCCTGTACAGGGACTTGAGGGAAAACTACAGGGACACACATGGGGTCTTGATCGCTGTCGTCTACCTCTGTGTCCCTGACCCTGTACTTGCCCGCGGCGTAGGAATGCTCACCAATTTGAAAAAACTGGAGCCTCTCCTCCACCATGTCCCTCTTGCTCATGTCAATCGCACCACTGCGCGTCATCTCAAACATCTTTCCCTCGTGGAACGGGAAGGGGTTGGGCTCACTCGTCGGCGTGCTATCGTCCGTCGGCGTGCGAGCAGGGGTGCTGTCAGGCGTGGTGGCTTGAGATTGCTCGTCGACGGCTCGTCCGAAAGGCTTTGGCTCACCGTTGCTGGCCTGCGTTCCTCCCATGTCGACGATATCTTCTTCAGCGCCTTTACTCGGCCAGGGGTCAAAGTCCAACCCTTTGGTCGCAACAGTCTTAAATGGTGAATTGAACTCCTCTTCTAACTTATAGCTAAAGTATGTTTCTGAAAATCCCTCTTTAGCTGAAAGTTTCTGTCCATTCATATCAACGCTGTCTTTTGGAACATCATTCCCACCATCTGATGCTATGTCTTTCTGGTCCTTCAGACATTCTTCTGGGGTTTTCTCCTCTTCAATAACTTCTAGTTTAGTTTGAGGAAAAGAGCGGTCTAAGGGCCTGAAAGAGTCCGTCGCCCAGACATCTCGCCTGCTGTCCAGACCGGCTAAGGATTTCAAGTCGGCTTGTTCGTACATACCATCGTCCTCATCTTGAAGGTCGTACCCATCTAGGGAGTCTATCTCTGTGGCATCAGTGTCGTGAGAAAATTCAGCTGTTGTGGCTAGCGAACAGTCCGTTATGGACTGGTCGTTTCCGTTTTGTTCACATTCATAGTCCTCCCCGTTGCCGTTGGAACCATTGGAACCGTTAGAACCGTTGATTCCAATCAGAGGTTCATTGttgtttccatttttgtcatgttttttctgGTTTTCCTTCTCCCTCCTCTGTTGATCCTCTTCCCGAGGAGCTTTGAAAGTAAATTTCTTGGAGGGAATCGGGTGAAAGACTGACTCTTCATCAGCGTCATCGTCCCCATTGGACTGACTGTCGTCCACCTCAGGCGGCACTGGGGAGGGGGGCTGAATACGTATTATTGGTTCAATCAGCATCTTCTCCTGTTCTTCCTGTAAATTCACCTCCATCATTTCTGTCTCAGTTTCTGACGAAGCACAAGAACCTTTTCTGTCTGGATCAGAAGTCTCTGAGAGGTCCAACGGCGGTGGAGGAGGAAATTCAATGTATGCAACACCTTTGTCTTTAGAGGTCTCCTGTCCAGCTTTCTCATCATATCCATTAAGGATGGAGCTATTCTCTAATCTCGGATAGTTATCAGTCATTAGCGCTTCCTgcatgttagcattagctaaGTCAGCACTGATGCTAGTTTGGATTCCAGGTGTGGTCTTTTGAAAAGAGATGATGGCTTTTCCTTGGTCATCTTGTTCCAATTCCTCAGGTACCTCCATGATTGGGCTGGGTTTATCTGGCATCAATTCCATAAAGCCATCAGGGGTCTTGGCGGTGAGGTCATAGCTGACCTCTTCAGAGCTGGGGGTGTCTGGCGTAACGGGGCTTTTCCCTGAGCTATCTATGAAGGATATCTGTTCTAGGGTGTCATCATCTGGGCTGAGGGGACCAAGTCCAGAAACTGACTTTTGTTTCACAGCATGCAGCCCCCCTTTGGCCTCCCTTTCAGCCTGGCGGCCAACCTGAAGACTAACATAAACAGGTAGCCTTTTAATGCCTTTGAAATTTTCTTTGGTTGCTGCGGCAGCTGGAGGCGTTATGACTTCTTCCAGAATGTCTTTGGAACAGAGTAAGTTATTCGAATTTGAATCTTTGGGGATGTTATCAAGGATttcaaatgtaacattttcatttggtaGGGTGGCGCTTGCCCCgaggcttttatttttagataaCGTGGGAATCTGTGAAGGTTTTGTTACCGGATATTTCTTAGGCGGGTCATTGTCATTAGAATTGAATGTGGTTCTTATAGGAATTTGAGTATCAGACTTTTTTCttaagtttttatttattacgtCGTCGCTATCTATTCTTGAAACGTCTGTTGTGACTTTGTTAGCGTCGCTATTTATCTccgaaaatgttttttgtggtGACACATTAGGGacgtttttgtttgaaaacagTTTTGGGGACTTGGGTGACGTCAAAGCGCTATCTGCTGCgtcttcattattattttggatTCTTTCCTCCTGTGATGTTTCAGTaacttttgatgttttttgatCTGTAAAAAAATGGTAAACTGGGAGTTTGCTTTCCTGTAATTTCTTTACAGAAGGTTTTGGTTGAACCGGAGGGGGTGTTTTGCTTGGCCGAGACTGGGGTTGTTTCTGAGACTCAGATTCAAACTTCATCCTCACAGAAGTAACTTTGGATGTTGATTTTATGTGGGAAGGAGAGGAGGGCTCAGACTCACAGGTCTTAGATTGTTGGCTTTTCTGAGGACTACTTGGCAAGCTAgaacttttcttttcagcaGGTAAAACTCGACCAAATGTTTTAGTAACGGAAGGATCCGCGAGTTTGGTTTTACTGAACGTTTCATCCCCCGCCTTAGTTTTTTGAGGGCTGCTGCATGCTGAGCTCGGCCAGGACCTGGGCTCTTTGAGTTCTCGTCGGACGGGCTTTCTTTCAGGTGACTGAAGTTCATCGTTTAGCTTTTCTGTTTTATCACGGAAAAATTGGGAAACCTCACAGAGTTTTTCTTCCGCTTCTTTTACAGTTTGATCAACCCTGTCCTCATAGAGGAGCTTGTCCCTGCTCCTGTCATGTTTATCCTCAGTAAATCTCATCCAGACTGCATGTTTGGGGCTACCTTGTTCAGTTGAATAATGGAGCACTGTAACTTTATCAAACTGGGGTGATTCGTCTCTTTGCATAAATGTTCCTGCTTTCGGGGAGCCATCTTTTGAGGACTTGGATACAAACTCCCTTTTAGGACTGTCTTGCTGCTCAgatgtttggttcctgtcagTCTTCATTGCCGAATCTTCTGAATCGTCTGATTGACGTGTCGAGGATGAGTCGAGTTTTTCGGAATGGAGCATTTTTTCAGCAAACCTGTAGGACTCGCCTCTGACCTCAGATAGCTCATCGTCACAGTATTCTATGGAATGCTGACTCAGCAGTTTTAGGGCTTTGTAGGAATCATCAGCTATGAGTTGAGCAGAGCTCGGCCGACTGTCCTCTTCCTGCGAAACCGGTGTATTAACACGAGATGTTTCCAGAAAATGGGGCAGGTATTCTTCAGCAATCagttcctcctcttcctgttgGCTCTCATCATAATCAAGCAGTTCCTTTATAGACTCCCCTTTATAGACGTACAGCTCAGGATGTTTCTTCGTTTCCCTGATATAAACTTCTGTGGGCTCGGATGTGCAGTGACCTTTCTCAATATGTACCTCGATTATCCGCTCGACTTTGGGTTTGGATTTATTGTCCCTGTCGAGAAATCTCGGCGACAGCTCGTCGCCTTTGACCGAGTCTTGGTTAGCTTTATGCTCAAACAGGCCCGCCAGTTCTTTGGACGGGTCCCGACCAGACTGGAAGGCTTTCATGATGTCTCGCACTGACATGCCTTCCTCAATCCCCTCTGTGGTGTCAGGCTTATGATAGACCATTCTGGTTGTCGTGGTAAtatgtgtttcttctttaaGACACATGCTCATTGAGTCCTCATCTGTCATTTGGATGGGGGCGACTGAGCTTCCTGAAGCTGCCCCTGACTCAGCAGAAGGAAGAGCAGACACAGGCTCCTCCACAAAGAAAGGCTCATCTGAGATGCTCTGACTGTAGAGATCTTCTAACCTGGTCTCAGACACACTGGGAGGGATGGAAGCATCAGTAAATAAAGGCTTGGCTTCTGTACTTTCTGCACTCTGGGGAGCAGAGGGGGTCTTTTCACTTCTAGTCTCAAAACCGCTGTCAGATAGCGGACTCTTATCCTGCTCATGAGACAGCTCCTCTGGGGATTCGAGAATGGTGTCACCCCCTGGATAAGCCTCGGCTAGTTTGCTTAGGTCTTTCTCGGACGGAGACCTGAGCATGCCAGACACCGGCGGaggcatttttaatttgtgctCCTGTATAGTCATGGAAGGCTTCAGAATgcgtttttgtttctcttcccCTTCCGTCTCCTCGTACCTGCCCTTCAACTCTGCCATTTTAGAGAGAGAGCTAGCCCCAATAGTGTTAGTTAAATAGTCGACCACTTTAGCTAAATCGAGGTCATTGTTCGACTGGTGCTTAAGTAGACGTGAGCTCTCGTCAGAGAGAACGTTTCTTCGGGCCTCCTCAATCTCATCTACAGAGAATTCCTCCCACCCATCCTCTACATTCTCTTTACTTTCATTCCCAATGTCCTTTTGTAGGATCTCGCTCACCTTCACTAAATCTTTCTTCACTTTCTCAACAAGCGTGTACGGCTCATCGTCCTCTAACTTGGTCTCACGAGGAGTGCTTATGCGTGACGTTTGGACCGTTTTGGCAGCCGTCTGTGGGTCTGTCTGTAAGATGGCTGTCATTCTCATCAGGTCTTCTTTCATGTCTGCTACATCTTTTAATATCTCCTGGTTGGAGGTGGCGGCAGTGTGGACGATGGGCGGCGTGATGTAGGGAGGCGATTTCAACTGGGAGTTAATTTTGGAGGCTGTAACGCACGACGACATGGAGGAAGAGGGGGAGGTGCGAAGGGAATCGGGAAGCGCCATTTTGAGAGAGCCTGGTCCTGGTTTAACGGGGGTCTCTGGCATGACGCTAACCAACGAGTAGACAGGTACGGTCACTGTGTTTGAGGTCACTGCAGGTACTGAGGAGGCGGCGGTAGATCTCAGAGAACTGTAAGCAGAACTTGCTGGAGCAGATCGAAGAGGGGATGACCGTGATTTAAGTGTGCCATAGCCTGTTGCGGAATAAGAGTCAATGGCTTCATTAATGGCGGCACTGATGCCAGATGTGGCTGCCTGGGTGGTGGCTTGAATCCTCTCCTGGAGGCTTCTCTCCGATAGGAGCCGAGAAGAAGGTGAGGAGGGCGTAGATGAGGACGAGGCATATTTGACAGGCGAAACGTTCCCATTCACCATGGACAATTCCGACGATGCGATGGTTGTCTTTCCGGTCGAGGTCAAAGATGACAAAGAGGTTTTCCCTCCTCGTGTTGACAGGGCTGAATCAGAAGAGGTCTTCAAAGACGACAGGGTGGAGAGGCTTTTAGCAGAGGCAGGACTTGCTGTGTCTATTTTAAAAGGCATACTCGAACTGTAGATGCTGTACGGTTTCTTTGGTGAGACGGGAGTAGTTGTGGACTTGGCCGGTACGTAACCGTTGGGTATGGCGTGAACTGGGGAGGTTCTTGACGTGTAAGGACTTTTGATAGAAGCAGGTTCTGTTGCAGATTTATATGGACTTCCAGAAGAAACAAAGGCGGGGGAAGCCTGGACAGGATACTGACCCTGCTGGATAACAGTTTTAATGGGCGATGGTATAGTCCTGTAAGACCTCACAGGGGACGAAGGGAGGATGTCGTGGGATGGTAGGTTGGTTGCTTGCAATGGAGATCCCATGCTGGCTCCAATTGGAGAACATGCAGGTGTTGGGGAGAAGGGCCAGGACGATTTCAATGGAGAAGCAGCTGCTGAGTTGGCTGGTGCATCGGCAGCGATGACGGGACCGCCCATTCCGCCGAGTTTCGCTTGGCCAGAGGCGGTAAGAGGAGCAGTTGACCATGGGGGGTAAGGTCTGGTTGGAAAGACAGGTTTGTGAGGGTGACCAGCAGGCAGTGCTCTTGCGGCTGGTGTGCTTCTCTCAACTGCTGTTTCTTCAGCGGAATTTAATGATGGAGAAATAAtgggaaaagaaatcaaaatggaTGTGGAGTAACCAAGAAAAATGGGAAAAGATAAGAAGAtgcggaggaagaagaagaagaggtcaGAGGAGGGAGAGTTGGTCAGTGAAGCAGTTCTGTTATTAAAGGAACAACAAACAGCAGTTTCATGAAGATATTTAGGAATTGACGGATTTCATTCAAAACTGTCTTCAGATGTTGCTCTCTCAAACACTGACAACAaccacaacaaaatggatgattgAAATCCAAGCCCAACAAAGcagcaaagtaaaaaaacaacgacAACAGTGGCACTGAATTGGCAACGGAAAGATGGCAGGGATGACTTCAAAAGCAgctcctcttttcagacatgAGACGTTCAGCGTATGGATTCTGCGTCTAATTTCAAACCACTTTAAAAGTGCCTTTTATCTGTTTGGTCCCAACCGATACACATGGCAAATTTCCTTTAACGACAGGTCAGACAAAccctttgccttttttccccccctaaaCTGACAAAATGTCCTCCAAAACTGACGTTTGGTCCATTTTGTCATGCACAGTCAGTAAAAAGATGGTGACAAGCCGAACCAGCCAAACTCAAGAACCCTCCTCACATGCATGGCTCACCCACATAAACCATAAAAAGcttcaaaattcaaatgggACAAACGAAAAAGTAAAGCACATGTTTCTTTGACCACCCCTGTCGACAATGAGAGAGTCAAAGAAAGAACAACCAAAAGCCGGAAGAACTCACAAGCACTGCAAAACAATTCCAAAAAccaatcatgcaaaaaaaaaaaaaaaaagatgtaccATGTCGTAAACAAGCATGTGGACAGTGCATGTTGTGTCAAGAAGAGAAACTTTACTACAACGCCTCGGacatatggattttttttaattttcttgttTGGGATGTTGTtagtgaaaatgacaaaactcaCTCAGTGCAGGCTCGGCCAGATAGCTGTAGCGCTTACGTAAGGCTAGTGAGGCAAAGGTATGACGTCGCTCGGGCTTTTCAGTCTGCAACAAtagcaaacaacacaagttGGCTATCAGGTGAACGCAACTTTGTCCTGACGATTTACAGATTGATTTTTGGGATGAAACAATTGGAACGTGGAACCAATTAAGTAATCTTAAAGGTATTACATTGGATTTATGATGTCATGCAAAAGTCAGCATTTGGTACAAGGGAAAGTGTTACATTTCCCTTGGGGGTAGCGGGCGAGAGTAAGCCTATGCTAAGCAgagcatggggggggggagggggagggagggtgtAGTTTACCTCATCCTCGCCATCTGACTCCATTTCCTGGTTCCCAAGATGCATTGCAGAAACGGGCGGCGAGGGGCGGGGCAAGGGAGACGAGTAACATAATGGAAAGCAGGAAGGGAGGAGGAAAACATCAGcgtgtggggaaaaaaaaaaaaaaaaaaaaagagagagtgaTTTACAGAAGCTCCAGAAGCCACTGTGggcaaatgcaacaaaaaaaaaaacaataaatcaaaaagCGCCATGAGAAATTGCGAGAACATCAATCAAGTCAAGCCAGCCTGAGCAAATGAAAAGTCtttagcccaaaaaaaaaaatccaacggaaaagaaaacagccaATGAGAAGCAACCACGGCGTACAATAAAGAACCAAGAAACATTAAGAGAAGCCTTAAACAGATAAAAGACACACTTTTGGaccttggatttttttttttaccctagCGCCACCGCTACTTCCCTGACGGTGAGGATGCTCATGGAAGtgacaagacaaaaatgatgacTTGATCTTACCTTTTTGGCGGCGGGTAACGTGATGTTCAAGTTGCACACTGCCGTTTGCGGCAGGCCTTTTGTGCTCTTACACTCTTTGAGAAAGGTGAGACGGCCGCACGGCTCCTGGCTGGGGTCTCGAACCTGCGGCCAGGgaggaaatttttttttatgccctGCTTTGTGTGTCCTAATTAAGTGATGAAACACGAAATGTTTAACCAAGCGGGAAATAGGATCGATTGTACACATCGGGTCAATCGATGCCTGTGAACggcgtccattttttttttttcaagtagtAGTGTGCATTTGTGGTACCTTGACGCAGAACGGCAAGCGGTTTTCTTTGAAAGCGTAGAAGTTGAGAACTAACTGCTGACCGCTTTTGGTCAGAGGGGTCAAGTTTCCGTAGCAATCCACATAAATGGGACGACCCTCCAGGACCTGAACACACCCAAAACCGGCCAGAACCGGAAATTTATAAAAGGTTCAAATACACAAGGATCCTTAAGAATGGGCACCTCAATGTCTTTGCTCCTGGCCACCTCCTCAAAGTTCTCCTGCTGCTCCAGGGTCTTGTCCACTTTGTCGTCGGTCATACAGAAGCACCTCAGCCTGGACTCCACCGGGTCGTTCATTTTGGCAAAGACAACAAACTTGGCCATGTAGGGCACGCAGATTAGCTCCCGGTATAACTGCGAGGCCAAGCCCACCGTCTCCGGGATTTGGTGGCAGTCGGCCAGCCAGAACCTGTTCAGAACCACCCGATAAGCAAATGGAAATATATGCGAGAAGAGGCCCGGCCCGGGTTCTCACCGTGCTGAAACGTTGGTTGTGAAAGACACGCAGTCGTTGACAAAGGTGAGGGGAGTCGTGCCGGTGATGTCTTCCCACTGTGCCGGCGACGTTCCACCTACAAGAGAAGGATTGGGTCTTGGGTTCTGGtaccttccaaaaaaaaaaaaacctcctaAAACCACTTCACCTGTGATGCTGCAGAGAAGGCGGAGGCAAGGTGTGCAGTCTCCTTTGTAGCCGTTGGAAAGGCCCTCGCCCGAAAGCGGCGGGACTGGGATGGTCATGGTGATGGGCTTGTGGAACTTCCTCCGTCTGGGCTCCACCGTCACGATGGGGCTGAAGGTGGCACGGTTGCCGAGGATCTTCTTCACAGTTTCGTCGGGTACCGGCTGAGCCTGAGAATCCAGAAAGGATCAGGGTATTTATTTCACGGGAAATTTGAAGGCCTCTAATGTGTGAGACTTACCTGAAGGCCAACTTTGATCTTTTTGGTAAGCGCCCCCTCGGGGAAGGAGGCCTGAACCAATAGGACGCTCCGGCTGCACACAGTCCCGCCCTCGGGTCCCATCTGATGCGTTTCCTGTCTGATGCGGGACACCACGGCAAAGTACTGTGGGAAATCTTTGGTGATGATGCGGCAGATCCTCTTCCTTTGCAACTCCTCTGCACTGTCCAGTTCTAGAAGAACATCCAATGACATTACAAGAAGTGACATTTAGACATCCTGACGTATTTTACCTTCATCCATGCCGTTGAGGAGCTGGCGGAGCTCCTCGGTCTTGCAGTCGTACAGATGCTCCTTCCAGGTTTCTCCGTTCTCGCTTCGCAGAAGGATCAGTTCTCGTTCTTGTCCTCGCATGGAACCAAAGTGGGGGATCTCCACGATCACCGGCCTGGTAGGGAAACGAATCGCATATTGACTCAAGCGACGTTCAAGGAAGATCTCAAAGTTGTTGCTCTACCATCTACACAGAACTAGAGAAGCACAGAAAGTGAACGTGTGAATGGATACGGGTTCTGCCGGGTGTTCAAGCCACGTTTCCACCAAGCGCTACAGCATTTTAAAATCCGCTTGGCAGAAATTAGGCTTTCCATTTGTTCAATGGC of Syngnathus acus chromosome 19, fSynAcu1.2, whole genome shotgun sequence contains these proteins:
- the LOC119137994 gene encoding ankyrin-3-like isoform X19: MAHAASQLKKKADENLVAAEEEREKERKRARRRQRGGDVKKKTDVNACYLRAARAGNLEKALDYLKNGVDINICNQNGLNALHLASKEGHVEVVAELLQQGANVDAATKKGNTALHIASLAGQMEVVKELVTHNANINAQSQNGFTPLYMAAQENHLEVVHYLLEHGSSQSIATEDGFTPLAVALQQGHDQVVSLLLENDTKGKVRLPALHIAARKDDTKAAALLLQSDHNADVESKMMVNRTTESGFTPLHIAAHYGNINVATLLLNRGAAVDFKARNDITPLHVASKRGNGNMVRLLVERGAKIDARTKDGLTPLHCGARSGHEQVVEMLLSRSAPILSKTKNGLSPLHMATQGDHLNCVQLLLHHDAPVDDVTNDYLTALHVAAHCGHYKVAKVIVDKKANPNAKALNGFTPLHIACKKNRVKVMELLLKHGASIQAVTESGLTPIHVAAFMGHENIVHQLINHGASPNTSNVRGETALHMAARAGQSNVVRYLVQNGARVDAKAKDEQTPLHITSRLGKLDIVQLLLANGASPDTTTSSGYTPLHLAAREGHREVAATLLDQGASLGITTKKGFTPLHVAAKYGKLEVANLLLQKNAAADAAGKSGLTPLHVAAHYDNQKVALLLLKQGASPHASAKNGYTPLHIASKKNQLEIATTLLEYGASTNSVTRQGITPLHLASQEGNVDVVTLLLARDASVNAGNKYGLTPLHLAAQEDKVNVAEVLVNHGATIDPETKLGYTPLHVACHYGNVKMVHFLLKNQAKVNGKTKNGYTALHQAAQQGHTHIINLLLHHEASPNELTTNGNSALSIARRLGYISVVDTLKVVTEETLTTQTVTEKHKMNVPETMNEVLDMSDDDACKANAPEMITEDYLSDVDEEMDCESICISYSCDDAMTGDTDKYLAPQDLRELGDDSLPQEGYMGFSVGARSQSLRSFSSDRSNALNRSSFTRDSMMIEEMLAPSKEMRLAMAKDGDSDSLKRYSWTPDATDNVNLVSSPVHSGFLVSFMVDARGGSMRGSRHNGMRIIIPPRKCTAPTRITCRLVKRHKLASPPPMVEGEGLASRLVEVGPAGAHFLGPVIVEIPHFGSMRGQERELILLRSENGETWKEHLYDCKTEELRQLLNGMDEELDSAEELQRKRICRIITKDFPQYFAVVSRIRQETHQMGPEGGTVCSRSVLLVQASFPEGALTKKIKVGLQAQPVPDETVKKILGNRATFSPIVTVEPRRRKFHKPITMTIPVPPLSGEGLSNGYKGDCTPCLRLLCSITGGTSPAQWEDITGTTPLTFVNDCVSFTTNVSARFWLADCHQIPETVGLASQLYRELICVPYMAKFVVFAKMNDPVESRLRCFCMTDDKVDKTLEQQENFEEVARSKDIEVLEGRPIYVDCYGNLTPLTKSGQQLVLNFYAFKENRLPFCVKVRDPSQEPCGRLTFLKECKSTKGLPQTAVCNLNITLPAAKKEMESDGEDETEKPERRHTFASLALRKRYSYLAEPALKTAVERSTPAARALPAGHPHKPVFPTRPYPPWSTAPLTASGQAKLGGMGGPVIAADAPANSAAASPLKSSWPFSPTPACSPIGASMGSPLQATNLPSHDILPSSPVRSYRTIPSPIKTVIQQGQYPVQASPAFVSSGSPYKSATEPASIKSPYTSRTSPVHAIPNGYVPAKSTTTPVSPKKPYSIYSSSMPFKIDTASPASAKSLSTLSSLKTSSDSALSTRGGKTSLSSLTSTGKTTIASSELSMVNGNVSPVKYASSSSTPSSPSSRLLSERSLQERIQATTQAATSGISAAINEAIDSYSATGYGTLKSRSSPLRSAPASSAYSSLRSTAASSVPAVTSNTVTVPVYSLVSVMPETPVKPGPGSLKMALPDSLRTSPSSSMSSCVTASKINSQLKSPPYITPPIVHTAATSNQEILKDVADMKEDLMRMTAILQTDPQTAAKTVQTSRISTPRETKLEDDEPYTLVEKVKKDLVKVSEILQKDIGNESKENVEDGWEEFSVDEIEEARRNVLSDESSRLLKHQSNNDLDLAKVVDYLTNTIGASSLSKMAELKGRYEETEGEEKQKRILKPSMTIQEHKLKMPPPVSGMLRSPSEKDLSKLAEAYPGGDTILESPEELSHEQDKSPLSDSGFETRSEKTPSAPQSAESTEAKPLFTDASIPPSVSETRLEDLYSQSISDEPFFVEEPVSALPSAESGAASGSSVAPIQMTDEDSMSMCLKEETHITTTTRMVYHKPDTTEGIEEGMSVRDIMKAFQSGRDPSKELAGLFEHKANQDSVKGDELSPRFLDRDNKSKPKVERIIEVHIEKGHCTSEPTEVYIRETKKHPELYVYKGESIKELLDYDESQQEEEELIAEEYLPHFLETSRVNTPVSQEEDSRPSSAQLIADDSYKALKLLSQHSIEYCDDELSEVRGESYRFAEKMLHSEKLDSSSTRQSDDSEDSAMKTDRNQTSEQQDSPKREFVSKSSKDGSPKAGTFMQRDESPQFDKVTVLHYSTEQGSPKHAVWMRFTEDKHDRSRDKLLYEDRVDQTVKEAEEKLCEVSQFFRDKTEKLNDELQSPERKPVRRELKEPRSWPSSACSSPQKTKAGDETFSKTKLADPSVTKTFGRVLPAEKKSSSLPSSPQKSQQSKTCESEPSSPSHIKSTSKVTSVRMKFESESQKQPQSRPSKTPPPVQPKPSVKKLQESKLPVYHFFTDQKTSKVTETSQEERIQNNNEDAADSALTSPKSPKLFSNKNVPNVSPQKTFSEINSDANKVTTDVSRIDSDDVINKNLRKKSDTQIPIRTTFNSNDNDPPKKYPVTKPSQIPTLSKNKSLGASATLPNENVTFEILDNIPKDSNSNNLLCSKDILEEVITPPAAAATKENFKGIKRLPVYVSLQVGRQAEREAKGGLHAVKQKSVSGLGPLSPDDDTLEQISFIDSSGKSPVTPDTPSSEEVSYDLTAKTPDGFMELMPDKPSPIMEVPEELEQDDQGKAIISFQKTTPGIQTSISADLANANMQEALMTDNYPRLENSSILNGYDEKAGQETSKDKGVAYIEFPPPPPLDLSETSDPDRKGSCASSETETEMMEVNLQEEQEKMLIEPIIRIQPPSPVPPEVDDSQSNGDDDADEESVFHPIPSKKFTFKAPREEDQQRREKENQKKHDKNGNNNEPLIGINGSNGSNGSNGNGEDYECEQNGNDQSITDCSLATTAEFSHDTDATEIDSLDGYDLQDEDDGMYEQADLKSLAGLDSRRDVWATDSFRPLDRSFPQTKLEVIEEEKTPEECLKDQKDIASDGGNDVPKDSVDMNGQKLSAKEGFSETYFSYKLEEEFNSPFKTVATKGLDFDPWPSKGAEEDIVDMGGTQASNGEPKPFGRAVDEQSQATTPDSTPARTPTDDSTPTSEPNPFPFHEGKMFEMTRSGAIDMSKRDMVEERLQFFQIGPQSPCERTDLRMAIVADHLGLSWTELARELDFSVEEINSIRVENPNSLTAQSFMLLKKWVHRDGKNATTDTLTAVLNKINRLDIVTLLEGPIFDYGNISGTRCFADDNAVIPDQCDGYHQIDAELRTPPELNCAPPTPLCSDDFFRKGGDGVVDSPSRPSELSLVGNPPLVRVEDTSESPDNDRRAAQRRTMFEGAYAPYERQGGCPEEEDEMTQERLQSLLEDIKLEGEGLEDEEMTEEKVHAILEQVRQAEKDFCSLPGWSESDAVAAVDEATAEPGHAVEEGSPDSLVDSLEQPAPSSKKEEEEQGGDRSARRVQWAQNVQCEHVFDDEEEEVEEELEAEESSSEETTVTTRVFRRRVILKGEEARNVPGESVTEEQFTDSDGNLVTRKVIRKVVRRVVGSEQKDEVGEEAGAVVAVAPSGGAVVGKGKRRGKRSRQGHKGKKSHS